The following coding sequences lie in one Candidatus Methanomethylophilaceae archaeon genomic window:
- a CDS encoding bifunctional phosphoglucose/phosphomannose isomerase: MKAFETESLNRMAKEISGFVDDIAAAIKVPTGIEKRYSRIFVFGMGASSIAGRVYKDSTYYASGIPVVTLKPFALPDWVDEDCLLIVCSYSGNTFETVEMYKMARACGMNVVAVTRGGILGSLAEADGSPIARIGGDSMQPRSAVGWFLGITGGIIEDAGGPAFRAQIEEMIPRLRAYKEEIESEDGIAWEIARSLNGRFPVIYGTPDLMGAAVRWKNQLNENSKLVAFSGPLPEFDHNEIVGWCEDPQRKLFYPIIIEGGYEDNLPKILDATVGLVSSRGVDMVRIRAKGKTPLEESIYMIMLGDNNSLYLASISGVDPCDVRSINELKRRLKEKFPS, encoded by the coding sequence ATGAAAGCTTTCGAGACCGAATCGCTGAATCGCATGGCGAAGGAGATTTCCGGGTTCGTCGATGACATAGCCGCGGCCATAAAGGTTCCAACAGGCATCGAGAAGAGGTATTCCCGCATATTCGTGTTCGGGATGGGCGCCTCATCCATTGCCGGCAGGGTGTACAAGGATTCCACCTATTATGCGTCCGGGATCCCCGTGGTCACGCTGAAGCCCTTCGCTCTGCCCGATTGGGTCGATGAGGATTGTCTTCTCATAGTATGCAGCTACTCAGGGAACACCTTCGAAACGGTCGAGATGTACAAAATGGCCCGCGCATGCGGCATGAACGTCGTCGCGGTCACTCGCGGAGGGATTCTGGGAAGTCTGGCGGAAGCGGACGGATCGCCCATAGCCAGAATCGGAGGCGACAGCATGCAGCCCCGCAGCGCGGTCGGATGGTTCCTCGGGATAACCGGCGGGATCATCGAAGACGCTGGCGGCCCCGCTTTCCGCGCTCAAATCGAAGAGATGATCCCCCGCCTGAGAGCGTACAAGGAGGAGATCGAATCCGAGGACGGAATCGCCTGGGAGATCGCCAGGTCCCTGAACGGAAGGTTCCCGGTGATCTACGGCACGCCGGATCTCATGGGCGCAGCCGTCAGATGGAAGAACCAGCTGAACGAGAATTCCAAGCTCGTCGCATTTTCAGGGCCGCTGCCGGAGTTCGACCACAACGAGATCGTCGGATGGTGCGAGGACCCCCAGCGCAAATTGTTCTATCCCATCATCATCGAAGGCGGGTACGAGGACAATCTCCCTAAAATCCTGGATGCTACCGTCGGATTGGTCTCCAGCAGAGGCGTGGACATGGTCCGCATACGCGCGAAAGGGAAGACTCCCCTGGAGGAATCCATTTACATGATCATGCTCGGCGACAACAACTCCCTGTATCTGGCATCGATATCTGGGGTTGATCCTTGCGACGTCAGATCCATAAACGAGCTCAAGCGCCGTCTCAAGGAGAAATTTCCGAGCTGA
- a CDS encoding M20 family metallo-hydrolase, translated as MKPLDRVLAEIDSSEGNMVQTMIEMIGIPAVAPESGGLGEERKADYLMPKLAGFDEVVRIDVPDNFDPSIMRPNILARKVGKKDGTVWIVAHMDVVPEGDFSKWDNPPFEPILKDGSIYGRGTEDNGQALISSLFAALPYLGEELGGMSIGLAYVADEETTSLMGIGYLIDHGYFSHDDVIVVPDWGSPGGSKIWLSEKSLVWVKFDVIGRSVHGSTPHKGINAFRASAYFMADLIDTLESRFSERNELFSPPFSTFEPTKSSATVENVNTIPGTHSFCIDVRLLPTYSIDDVMDVCREVARRHEKDGVRIIVTELQRNVSGSVSSPDSIGFKALSDAVEMITGSRPTPAGTGAATCANFFRLADFDAYVWQCGGGTLHEPNEHVVISNLMTDCKVFAALFHSLCLEGENGNKPDE; from the coding sequence ATGAAGCCTCTTGATCGCGTCCTCGCGGAGATAGATTCCTCTGAAGGGAATATGGTCCAAACCATGATAGAGATGATTGGGATCCCTGCGGTCGCGCCGGAGAGTGGAGGCTTAGGCGAGGAGCGGAAAGCGGATTATCTCATGCCTAAATTGGCAGGTTTTGATGAGGTAGTCAGGATAGACGTCCCCGACAATTTCGATCCTTCGATAATGAGGCCGAACATTCTCGCCAGAAAGGTCGGGAAGAAGGACGGTACGGTGTGGATCGTCGCGCACATGGACGTCGTTCCTGAAGGGGATTTCAGCAAATGGGACAATCCTCCCTTCGAACCGATCCTGAAAGATGGCAGCATATATGGCAGAGGGACGGAGGACAACGGTCAGGCGCTGATATCATCCCTTTTCGCGGCGCTCCCATATCTCGGAGAGGAATTGGGTGGCATGTCAATCGGTCTCGCATATGTCGCGGACGAGGAGACTACCAGCCTGATGGGCATCGGCTATCTCATAGACCACGGATATTTCTCCCATGATGATGTCATCGTCGTCCCGGATTGGGGCTCCCCAGGCGGATCGAAGATATGGCTCTCCGAGAAGAGTCTGGTGTGGGTGAAGTTCGATGTCATCGGGCGCTCGGTGCACGGATCAACACCGCATAAGGGCATCAACGCATTCCGTGCTTCGGCATATTTCATGGCGGATCTCATCGACACTCTGGAGAGCAGATTCTCCGAGAGGAACGAGCTTTTCTCCCCTCCATTCTCGACTTTCGAGCCGACCAAGAGCTCTGCCACCGTGGAGAATGTGAACACGATTCCTGGGACGCACAGTTTCTGCATCGATGTGCGTCTTCTCCCGACTTACAGCATCGATGATGTGATGGATGTCTGCAGAGAGGTGGCCAGGAGACACGAGAAAGATGGGGTTAGGATAATTGTCACCGAGCTTCAAAGGAACGTTTCCGGTTCTGTGTCTTCGCCAGATTCCATAGGTTTCAAAGCCCTTTCCGACGCGGTGGAGATGATAACAGGCTCCAGACCGACGCCGGCGGGAACCGGAGCGGCCACATGCGCCAATTTCTTCAGGCTGGCAGACTTCGATGCTTATGTTTGGCAATGCGGCGGCGGGACTCTCCACGAGCCCAATGAGCATGTGGTCATCAGCAATCTCATGACCGACTGCAAAGTGTTCGCCGCGCTGTTCCATTCTCTCTGTCTGGAAGGGGAGAATGGGAATAAGCCTGACGAATAA
- the ftsY gene encoding signal recognition particle-docking protein FtsY, whose translation MKNLFSKAEKKIDKDKVYKDGPELPGPGPDKKDEREIEVPKTETIETPTEPPKTEVPETKSVSAPEIEKPEVPTETEKPEQPKHGWFHREKREEPQKPETIETPTEPPKTEVPETKSVSAPEIEKPEVPTETEVPKKLSRKEELKLKKQQGKSGKGSKLLSDDFLAKKIKEDPLDEILNELEIILLEADVAYPVAEKIKDGVRENLVGKKYDRSYSLEQVVELSVKDAVRDVLEINEFDFDEWLEGRKKPTVIMFVGINGTGKTTAIAKLANRVQKQGKTVVLAACDTFRAGAIEQLGIHAEKLGCKIVKQDHGADPAAVAFDAVEHARSRMKDIVFIDTAGRMQTNSNLIEEMKKIVRIAKPDLKVFVGDSLAGNDAIEQAKVFDDAIGIDAVILTKIDTDAKGGAALSIAHTIGKPIAFVCNGQEYDDIIKFNTDWMIERMFEE comes from the coding sequence ATGAAAAACCTCTTCTCCAAAGCGGAGAAGAAAATAGACAAAGACAAAGTCTACAAAGACGGACCCGAACTCCCCGGCCCTGGACCGGACAAGAAAGACGAGCGTGAGATTGAAGTCCCGAAGACTGAGACCATCGAGACTCCCACGGAGCCTCCGAAGACCGAGGTCCCGGAGACGAAATCAGTTTCTGCGCCGGAGATCGAGAAGCCGGAGGTTCCGACAGAAACCGAGAAACCAGAGCAGCCCAAGCACGGTTGGTTCCACAGGGAAAAGCGCGAAGAGCCCCAGAAGCCGGAGACCATCGAGACTCCCACGGAGCCCCCGAAGACCGAGGTCCCCGAGACGAAATCGGTGTCGGCTCCGGAGATCGAGAAGCCGGAGGTTCCCACAGAAACCGAAGTCCCGAAGAAGCTCTCCAGAAAAGAAGAGCTGAAGCTGAAGAAGCAGCAGGGCAAATCTGGGAAAGGTTCCAAGCTCCTCAGCGACGATTTCCTCGCCAAGAAAATCAAGGAAGACCCTCTCGATGAGATTCTCAACGAGCTGGAGATCATCCTCCTCGAAGCGGATGTCGCTTATCCCGTCGCGGAAAAGATAAAGGATGGCGTCAGGGAGAATCTCGTCGGCAAAAAGTATGACCGCTCCTACTCTTTGGAGCAGGTCGTCGAGCTTTCCGTCAAGGATGCAGTAAGGGACGTCCTCGAGATAAACGAGTTCGATTTCGACGAGTGGCTCGAGGGACGCAAGAAGCCCACCGTGATTATGTTCGTCGGGATAAACGGGACCGGCAAAACCACTGCCATCGCCAAATTGGCCAATCGCGTCCAGAAACAGGGCAAAACCGTTGTCTTGGCCGCATGCGATACCTTCAGGGCAGGGGCCATTGAGCAGCTTGGGATCCACGCGGAAAAGCTGGGATGCAAGATCGTCAAGCAAGACCATGGAGCGGATCCCGCGGCCGTAGCTTTCGATGCAGTGGAGCATGCCAGATCGAGGATGAAAGACATCGTCTTCATAGATACCGCCGGGAGGATGCAGACCAACAGCAACCTCATCGAGGAGATGAAGAAGATCGTCAGGATAGCCAAGCCCGATCTGAAAGTGTTCGTCGGCGATTCCCTCGCCGGAAACGATGCCATCGAACAGGCGAAAGTCTTCGACGATGCGATAGGCATCGACGCCGTAATTCTGACCAAGATAGACACCGACGCAAAAGGAGGCGCCGCGCTTTCGATAGCCCACACGATCGGGAAGCCGATAGCGTTCGTCTGCAACGGCCAGGAATACGACGACATAATCAAATTCAACACTGACTGGATGATAGAGAGGATGTTCGAGGAGTGA
- the priS gene encoding DNA primase catalytic subunit PriS, translated as MDANGRFLYKVFKRYYRSNAAILPDRFTRREFGFMFFDKTYVQRHLSFRSPEEMTAFMSRQVPSHSYYSTSYYRKPDAPTMEEKSWMGAELIFDLDADHLEGAANMTYSEMMTQIRSEMIGLVDSFLLGDLGFSEDQVHITFSGGRGYHAHVRAPDIMGLGTNERREIVDYITCSGLNIDWVFPYHSVATSSMSTSSGTYVNVAKDRLLPPKECGGWRRKMRKALEKVVDDFLTMEPKDIKKSYPSIKGSGTQTIQKTKDELAKSARIMFEKDSMAFLSKPAQDILIRIMKEDVAHTLSGEVDEPVTADIKRLIRLPGSIHGKSGLRVTPLTRDELTDFDPLQSAVPADYTDDPVKVTMRKNVSMNMKGQDFTLEGETEVPEFLAVFLVGRKMADIGFASENEGKEKLF; from the coding sequence ATGGACGCGAACGGACGCTTCTTGTACAAAGTCTTCAAGAGATATTACCGCAGCAACGCGGCGATTCTCCCGGACAGATTCACGAGAAGGGAATTCGGGTTCATGTTCTTCGACAAAACTTACGTCCAGAGGCACCTGTCATTCCGCAGCCCGGAGGAGATGACCGCGTTCATGTCCCGCCAGGTCCCGTCCCACAGCTACTATTCCACGTCATATTACCGCAAGCCGGACGCCCCGACGATGGAGGAGAAGAGCTGGATGGGCGCTGAGCTAATTTTCGATCTGGATGCTGACCACCTGGAAGGCGCCGCGAACATGACGTACTCCGAGATGATGACCCAGATTAGATCAGAGATGATCGGGCTGGTCGACAGCTTCCTGCTGGGGGACTTAGGATTCTCCGAGGACCAGGTCCACATAACGTTCTCCGGCGGAAGAGGATACCACGCGCACGTCAGGGCCCCCGACATAATGGGCCTCGGAACCAACGAAAGAAGGGAGATCGTGGATTACATCACATGCTCGGGTCTGAACATCGACTGGGTGTTCCCGTACCATTCGGTCGCGACCTCATCCATGTCCACATCCTCCGGGACGTACGTCAACGTCGCCAAAGACAGGCTTCTCCCTCCCAAGGAATGCGGGGGATGGCGCAGGAAGATGAGGAAAGCCTTGGAGAAAGTGGTAGACGACTTCCTGACAATGGAGCCCAAAGACATCAAAAAATCCTACCCGAGCATCAAAGGGAGCGGCACGCAGACCATCCAGAAGACGAAGGATGAGCTCGCAAAAAGCGCCAGGATAATGTTCGAGAAGGATTCGATGGCGTTCCTGTCGAAGCCGGCGCAGGACATCCTCATCAGAATCATGAAGGAAGACGTGGCGCACACCCTTTCCGGCGAGGTGGATGAGCCTGTTACCGCCGACATAAAGAGGCTCATACGCCTCCCGGGCTCGATCCACGGCAAAAGCGGGCTGAGAGTCACTCCGCTTACCCGCGACGAGCTGACAGATTTCGACCCGCTGCAAAGCGCCGTGCCTGCAGATTACACCGACGACCCGGTCAAAGTGACGATGAGGAAAAACGTCAGCATGAACATGAAAGGCCAGGATTTCACCTTGGAAGGGGAGACCGAAGTGCCGGAATTCCTCGCGGTGTTCTTGGTCGGAAGGAAGATGGCCGACATCGGGTTCGCGTCGGAAAACGAAGGGAAGGAAAAACTGTTCTGA
- a CDS encoding 50S ribosomal protein L18a: MKAFSISGSYEDVRYVSQPFCIEMAAEDEAAVREKVLSTIGSKHKLKRTQICISEVKELPADEVTNHIVKYQIGE; encoded by the coding sequence ATGAAAGCTTTCAGCATATCAGGAAGTTATGAGGATGTCAGATACGTCAGCCAGCCTTTCTGCATCGAAATGGCCGCTGAGGACGAGGCAGCCGTCAGGGAGAAGGTCCTTTCCACCATCGGAAGCAAGCACAAGCTCAAGAGAACGCAGATCTGCATCTCCGAAGTGAAAGAGCTCCCCGCCGATGAAGTCACCAACCACATCGTGAAATACCAGATCGGTGAGTGA
- the pfdA gene encoding prefoldin subunit alpha, translating into MNVEDAELRQAISVAESYRQRVEALSRQVQVLRVSLNEVSLASDALKAFKSAKDGDEIMVPIAANSFITVKVTPNRNVIVDVGSDISVEKDVDSAIGYMEANSAEISEALKKTMEALGESQDALNNLTAAIQNEYDARKQQQIQ; encoded by the coding sequence GTGAACGTGGAAGACGCTGAGCTCCGCCAGGCAATTTCCGTCGCGGAATCGTATAGACAGAGGGTAGAAGCCCTTTCCCGCCAGGTTCAGGTGCTCCGCGTATCCCTCAACGAAGTTTCTCTGGCTTCCGATGCCCTCAAAGCCTTCAAGAGCGCGAAAGACGGCGACGAGATAATGGTCCCGATCGCGGCCAATTCCTTCATCACGGTGAAAGTCACCCCCAACAGGAATGTCATAGTCGATGTGGGATCCGACATATCCGTCGAGAAAGACGTCGATTCCGCCATCGGATACATGGAAGCCAACAGCGCAGAGATATCCGAGGCTCTGAAGAAAACGATGGAAGCCCTCGGAGAATCCCAGGACGCCCTAAACAATCTTACCGCGGCTATCCAAAACGAATACGACGCCAGGAAGCAGCAACAAATCCAGTGA
- a CDS encoding TatD family hydrolase encodes MGEKVPVYDNHIHMSPSGRNVDALREYQAAGGTGLTLVTLPYKEVQISKGEDFARSYGITYSLAEKAREATDLEINIAVGPYPVLIIPLAERYGLERAEEIMVKGMEDAGRDVAEGKAVAIGEIGRPHFPVPTEIREASDRVLLRGMEIAKENRCPVIIHCESDADTDRSLAELADKAGLDRGMVVKHSSPPLVTEEETHGVMPSIPASKSNVKEAISKGTDRFMIETDYIDDPEKPGAIMSVNTVPKKVSAWLANGQVSAESIHRICGDIPDSLYKR; translated from the coding sequence ATGGGCGAGAAGGTCCCCGTTTATGACAACCACATCCACATGAGCCCCTCCGGACGCAATGTCGACGCGCTCAGGGAATACCAAGCCGCAGGCGGGACCGGGCTCACTCTCGTGACGCTCCCTTACAAGGAGGTCCAGATCTCGAAGGGAGAGGATTTCGCCAGATCTTACGGGATAACCTATTCGTTGGCGGAGAAGGCGAGGGAGGCTACGGACCTGGAGATCAACATCGCGGTCGGGCCCTATCCCGTACTCATCATCCCGCTCGCCGAGAGGTACGGGCTGGAGAGAGCCGAGGAGATCATGGTCAAAGGCATGGAGGATGCAGGCAGGGACGTGGCCGAGGGGAAAGCGGTAGCCATCGGGGAGATCGGGAGGCCGCATTTTCCGGTTCCGACGGAGATAAGAGAGGCTTCAGACAGGGTACTTCTCCGCGGGATGGAGATCGCGAAGGAAAACCGCTGCCCAGTGATAATCCACTGCGAATCCGACGCCGATACCGACCGCTCTCTCGCCGAGCTCGCGGACAAGGCCGGCTTGGACAGGGGCATGGTCGTGAAGCATTCCTCTCCGCCGTTGGTCACCGAAGAGGAGACCCACGGAGTTATGCCCTCGATCCCAGCTTCGAAATCGAACGTGAAAGAGGCGATCTCCAAAGGCACAGACCGCTTCATGATCGAGACGGATTACATCGATGACCCGGAGAAGCCGGGAGCGATAATGTCGGTCAACACCGTGCCTAAGAAAGTCTCCGCATGGCTTGCCAACGGCCAGGTCTCTGCGGAGAGCATACACAGGATTTGCGGGGACATCCCAGATTCACTTTACAAGCGCTGA